The window ACTCGCTGAACCGCTATGTCACCGATGTGCAGCCGGACGGGGTGACGGTCCGCTACTTCGGGGCGGTGCTGGGCGACCCGCAGATCGCCGCGGTACGGGATTCGATGGCGCGGGCCGCCGGGGTGCCCCCGGACCGGGTCCACGTGACGGCGAACCTGCCCGGACCGGGTGTGGACCTGTCGCACGGCGTACCCGACATCACGGATGAACCGCACGGCGGACATTGATCGAACCGATGGAAAGGCCTCCTCGCTGAGAGGGGGCCTTTTCTGTTTTCAGGATCTCTTCAGGTGGACCACTGCTCGCCACCCCAACATATGCCGAAATAGCCCACCTAAACGGGCACTCGCGCTCTCCGGATGAGGTCCCCCCTTGCGTAGAGTCTGGTCCGCCGCCGCGCTCGGTGCGCTGCTCACCACCACTGTCATGGTCGTTCCCGCCCAGGCCGCCCCGATCGGCCAGGGTTTCACGATCACCCAGGCCGATCTGTCGTACATCCTCAAGCAGATCAAGATCGCTGAGGCGCACGTCGCCGGCACCACCAGCGAGACCGGTCCGTGCGGAGCCCTGCTGGACCAGCTCGGCAGCCCCATGCTCTCGATGGGCCTGCGCACGGTCGACGGGACCTGCAACCACCTCACGCCGGGACAGGAGAGGTACGGCGCGGCCGACCAGGAGTTCCCGCGTCTCGCGCCGGCCCAGTACAGCGGCGTCTACCAGGGCACCCGCCCGGTCGACGCGGCGCCGCGGCAGATCAGCAACATCATCGCCGACCAGACCGCGGCCAACCCGGCGGCGGTCGCGGTCTCCGGCGGCAACACCGACGGCGTCACGCTGTTCATCCCCAACGTCACCACCGACTTCGGGCTGTCCGCGCCGTACAACTCGTGGTTCACGCTCTTCGGGCAGTTCTTCGACCACGGCATCGACCAGACGGTCAAGGGCAACGACATCGTGATGGTGCCGCTGCGCGCCGACGACCCGCTGGTCGCCGGACCGGACCGGACCGCCGGGACCGCCGACGACCCCAAGCCGGGTGACGCGAAGTTCGTACCGCCGGCCATGCGGTTCATGATGCTCACCCGGGCCGCGAACCCGTCGAAGAACACCGACACCCCGTACGTGGACAACTCGCAGACCTACACGTCGCACGCCGCCCACCAGGTGTTCCTGCGCGAATACGGCACCGGCGCGAAGGCCACCGGCAACCTGCTCGGCGGTGCCGCCGGTGGTCTGCCCACCTGGGCCGACGTCAAGCGGCAGGCCCGTGACGTGCTCGGTCTCGCGCTGAGCGACCTGGACGCTCTGAACGTGCCGATGGTGCTCGCCGACGCGTACGGCAACCTCGTCCCCGGCCCGGCCCGCGGCCTCCCGCAGTACGTCACCGCGACCGGCCTGGTCGAGGGCGACCTCGCGAACCCGGTGGCGGTGCCCGCGGACGTGGTGCACTTCGACACCCCGTTCCTCACCGACATCGCGCACAACGCCACCCCGTCGAAGACGCTCGCCCCGGACTCCGACACGGTCGCCTCGGCGGACTTCGCGTCTCAGCCGGCCGGCACCTACGACGACGAGATGCTCGCCGCCCACTACATCGCCGGTGACGGCCGGGCCAACGAGAACATCGGCCTCACCGCGGTGCACCAGATCTTCCACTCCGAGCACAACCGCCTGGTCGGCGACATCACCCGGATCATCGACGGGAACCCGGAGTGGACCGGCGAGCGGATCTTCCAGGCCGCCAAGTTCATCAACGAGATGGAGTACCAGCATCTCGTCTTCGAGGAGTTCGCCCGCAAGATCCAGCCGGCGATCAACCCCTTCCAGCCGGCCGCGTTCACCCAGACCGAGCTCGACCCGGCCGTCTACGCCGAGTTCGCGCACGCCGTCTACCGGTTCGGCCACTCGATGCTGACCGAGACCATCCAGCGGCCCACCGCCGGGAACCTCTCCCTGCTCGACGGCTTCCTCAACCCGCCCGCGTTCACCAATGGCGGCACCCTGTCCCCGGAGGCCGCGGCCGGCGAGATCGTCATGGGCATGACCGAGCAGGTCGGCAACGACCTCGACGAGTTCATGACCGACACGCTGCGCAGCAACCTGCTCGGCCTGCCGATGGACCTGGGCGCGATCAACATCGCCCGCGGCCGGTCCGAGGGCATCCCGACACTGAACAACCTGCGCCGGGTGCTGCACTCGACGACGAACGACGGGCGGCTGCGGCCGTACGTCAGCTGGATCGACTTCGGTGAGCACCTCAAGCACCCCGAGTCACTCGTCAACTTCGTGGCCGCGTACGGCCGGCACCCGTCGATTCTGGGTGCGACGACGGTGGACGCGAAGCGGGCCGCCGCGCGGAACCTGCTGGAGACCCCGGCCGGCGCCGACTTCCTGAACGCCACCGGCACCTGGACTACGGCGAACTCCGGGCTCGACGACATCGACCTGTGGATCGGCGGGCTCGCCGAGACCACCGAGCCGTTCGGCGGGCTGCTCGGCAGCACCTTCGACTACGTCTTCGAGACCCAGCTGACCGCCCTGCAGAACGGCGACCGGCTGTACTACCTGGCCCGTACCCCCGGCATGAACCTGCGCGGCCAACTCGAGGGCAACACGTTCGCCGAGCTGATCAGCCGCAACACCACCGCCGGTGGCCTGCGTGCCGACGTCTTCGCCACCGCCGACTGCAAGTTCGACATGGCCGCGCTCGACGGCACCACGAACGGGTACAGCCGGCAGGGCAACCTGGTCGACGACGACCCGGCCAGTGAGTGCAACGAACGCGCTCTGCTGATGCGCCTCCCGGACGGCACCATCGCGTACCGGGCCCGTAACAGCGTCGACAAGGCGGGCATGAACGCCCAGTCGGTCTTCAACGGCACCGAGAACTCCGACCGGATCCTGGCCGGCAACGACAACGACACCATCTGGGGTGCCGAGGGCGACGACGTGCTCGAAGGTGGCGCCGGTGACGACGTCACGGTCGGCGGCGAGGACGACGACATCCTCACCGACTCCGGCGGCGCCGACTTCTCCATGGGCGGTCCCGGCAACGACGCGATCGACGCCGGCCCCGGCGCCGACATCATCCTCGGCGGCGATGGACGCGACTTCACCAACGGCGGCGCCAACGCCAACGAGACGTTCGGCGGCGAGGGCGACGACATGATCATCGCCGGGGACGGCGAGGACAGCGCGTTCGGTGACTCGGGCCACGACTGGATGGAGGGCGGCGACTCACCCGACCTGCTCTCCGGCGACAGCGGCAACCTGTTCTTCCGGGACGACTCCAACAAGCCCGGCCACGACGTGCTGATCGGCCAGGGCGGCGACGACGACTACGACATGGAGGGCGGCGACGACATCGGGGTCCAGGGCCCCGGCATCGAGAAGAACGCCGGCGGCTCCGGCTGGGACTGGTCCATCGCGGGTACCGACACCATCGACTCCGACCTCGACCTGCCGCTTCTCGGCCTCGACGGCCTCGACACCGGCGTCCGCGACCGCTACGACGAGGTCGAGTCGCTCTCCGGCGGCCCCGGCGACGACGTCCTGCGCGGCGACGACTCGGTGCCCGCCACCGACGGCGCGATCGGCTGCGACGCCCTCGACGCCACCGGCATCGCCCGGATCCGCGGCCTCGACCAGGTGGTCACCGAATTGCCGATGCCCGCGACCGGTGTCGTCAACCGCACCGGCCGTCCCTGTGACCTCATCGGCAACGTCTGGGGCGAGGGCAACATCCTGCTCGGCGGCGCCGGCGACGACCTGATCCAGGGCCGTCTCGGCGACGACATCATCGACGGCGACCGCCATCTGACGGCCCGGCTCGCGGTCCGGGGCACCTCGATCACCGCGTCCTCACTGGCCGAGCTCCGCGCCGACGTCTTCGCCGGCAAGATCAACCCCAACGACATCACGGTGGTACGGGAGATCGCGTCCTCGCCCACGCCGGGTCGGGACACCGCGGTCTTCGCCGGAGCCCGGGCCGAGTACTCGATCACCCCGATCTCCGGTGGCGTGCTCGTCTCCGGCCCCGACGGCAACGACCTCGTCCGCAACGTCGAGCTGCTGCACTTCGACGACGAGATCGTGGACATCGCCGGCATGTCGGCCTTCCTGGGCGTCAGCGCGTTCGCCGGCGACGGTCGGGCCACCGTCCTGATAACGGTTCCGGACGCCACCGGCGGCGAGCCGATCACCGGCCTCACGCTGGAGCGCACCGGCACCGGCGGAACCGTGTCGACCAGCCTCGACCCGAGCACCCGCAGCCTGGTCGTCACCGGACTGACCAACGGCGAGGGCTACACGTTCCGGGTCCGCGCCGACACCGCGGCCGGCCCGGGCGTCTTCACCGCGCCGTTCGGCCCGGTCACTCCGGTCGCGGCCGTCCCCGGTGACGACGACCCGGCCGAGCCCGGCGAGAACGAGGAGGAGCCCGCTCCGAACCCGGTCCCGACGACCACGCCGCCGGTCGTCACGCCGACCACCACCCCGCCGGTCGTCACGCCCACCACCACGCCGCCGGTCGTCACCCCGACCACCGCGCCGCCGACCACCACGCCGCCGGTCGTCACGCCGCCTCGGCCGGTCACCCCCGTCGCCCCGGACGCTCCGGCCATCGGGGCGGCCACCGGCGGGGACGAGAGTGCCCTGGTCCGCTGGGTCACTCCGCTCTACGACGGTGGAACCCCGATCTACGGGTACGAGGTTCAGGCGCTGGACGCGGAGACCGGCATCGTGATCGGTGTCGACGTGGCCGACGCGGGAGCCACCGAGATGACCATGACCGGGTTGACCAACGGCATGGGCTACGCCTTCTGGGTCCGGGCCGTGAACGCGGCGGGTGCCAGCGCCTACTCCGGCATCTCCAACACGGTCGTCCCGGCCGCCTCGGTCGACCCCGGTACCACGGACCCCGGTACCACCGACCCTGGCACCACCGACCCCGGCACGACCGACCCCGGTACCGGCAATCCCGGTACTGGTAACCCGGGTACCGGTAACCCCGGTACCACCACCGGACCGGTCACTCCGACGCCCACGGTCACCACCACCGTCACGCCGACTCCCACCCCGACCCGCACGGCCACTCCCGGCCCGACCGTGTCGCCGACCCGCACCACCTCGCCCGGCCCGACGTCGCCCAGCCCCACCGGCAGTGTCACGCCGACCCCGAGTGGACCCGGCTCCACTCCGGACACCCGGACCGTGCCCGGCGCCGCCCGGATCGGCCGGCCGGCTCCCGCCGAGGGCGCCGCGGTGGTCAGGTGGACGGCCCCGATCGACAACGGCGGAAGCCCGATCCGGCGCTACGAGATCCAGGTGTCGAAGGGTGACGGCCGCCAGTCCGGCGCGCTGCGCACGGCCCCGGCCGCGGCCGGTGTGCAGACGGTGACCGATCTGGTCAACGGCACGGCCTACCGGTTCCGGGTCCGGGCGGTCAACGCGCTCGGCGCCGGCCCGTGGTCCGACTCCAGCACCCTGGTGACGCCGCGGACCGTACCCGGAAAGGCCCGTGACCTGACCGCCAAGCCCGGCGGTAGGGGCGGCAAGCTGACCACCACCATCCGCTGGACCGCCCCCGCCGCCACCGGCGGTTCGAAGATCACCGGCTACCGGATCACCTGGCAGCGCCTGAACGCCAAGGGCAACGCCCAGGGCGCGGCGGTGGTGACCACCGTCCCGGCCGGGGCCGGGTCGGCGAGCCTCACCGCGCCGGCCGAGATCCCGACGAACACCCGGTACCGGGCGACCGTCCAGGCCGTGAACGCGGCCGGGGCGGGCCCCGGAGCGGCGGTGTCCACCACCGTCCGCTGACCCCGGAGAACGCAGGCGCCGCCGTCCGCATCGGACGGCGGCGTCCGCGTTTCCGGCCGTTGTCGGCGGTGCCTACGCTAGGCGCGCGGACACCGGGCTGACGAAGGGCTGTGCGGCGATGGCGAACCCCCGGAAGCGTTCCCGTATCCACCCGTACAGTCCGCCCGTCGAGCCGCGAAATCCGCTGCCGGCCCCACGCCGCGCCGCCGACGACGATCCGGCCGCGCCGGTCGATGTCGACGCGACCGTCGAGCGGCCGGAGCCGAAGATCACCTCGCGGGAGCTGCTCGCGGTCGGATCCGCCCTGCTCCTGCTGCTGTTCCTGATCAAGATCTACGGGGTGGGGCGGTATTCGCTGACCACCACGACGGCCCTGCTCGCGGCGACACCGATCCAGGTGGCGCTGGGCACGGTCACCATCTACGCGTACTACATCCTGCCCGCCATCGCGCTGGGGACCCTGTGGTTCGCGGTCCGGTTCCGGGCCAGGATCCAGCCGGCTCTCTGGCCCCTGATCCTGATCGTCGCCGGTGTGACCGCTCTGGCCTCGCCGTTCCGGTACCTTCTGCAGGGCCTGGCCGTGGTGCTCGTCGCTCTCGTCGTCGAGCTGGCCATGCGCCATCTGCGCCGGCGGTGGGCCGGTTCCACCGACGAGCGTCTGACCCGCCGGCATCGGGCCATGGCCGGCTGGCGGGGCCTGTCGGTCGTCTATGTCGGTGCCGCCGCGCTGGCCTTCCAGTTCATGCACAGTCTCGACGCGCCATGGGTGTCCGCGCAGGCGTTCCTGCTCAACACCCCGGTGGTGCCCGCCACCCAGAACCTGTCGGACGGCGTCAACCAGCTCCAGGTGGTGCCGCAGAGCCGGTTCGTGGGTTATCCGATCGCCGAGACCGACGAGTGGGTGACGGTCCTGCACGCCGACACCCGCTACGTCATGCGCATCCCGCAGTCGGCGGTGGACACCAGACTGACCTGCCACAACGAGGACGACCAGCTGTCCGGCGACCGTCCGCTGCTGGAGGCGCTGAAGGGCAACACCTACAGCTCGCCGAACATCGACTGCCGTGAGGTGCTGCGCTACCTGGCCCAGAAGATTCCGGGACAGCCGTTCCCCGAGTGGAAGTGAGCCGGTTCAGGCGGCCGGGGAGACGTCGGCGTCGGTGACGTCGCCCCATGGACGGGCGCGATCCGCGCGGCGGTCGGCATCGTGTTCGGCGGTGCGGCCGGGGTGATTCCGGAGGCCGGCCGGAATCACCCGACCCGCCTCCGGAAGCAGGTCACTCCGGGACGCGCCGGTAAGCGCCGTCGCTGGCCGCGGTGGCCATCGACGCGTAGGCGCGCAGCGCCGCCGAAACCGGACGCTGCCGGTCGACCGGCGTATACGGCTTCGGCCGCCGTTCCTGCTCGTGCCGGCGCTGGGCCAGCACGTCGTCGTGGACGTTGAGCGTGATCGACCGGCCCGGGATGTCGATGGTGATCTCGTCACCGGTCTCCACCAGGGCGATCAGCCCACCTCCGGCCGCCTCGGGGGAGACATGTCCGATCGACAGCCCGGAGGTGCCGCCGGAGAAGCGCCCGTCGGTGATCAGCGCGCAGGCCTTGCCCAGACCCCGGCCCTTGAGGAAGGACGTGGGGTAGAGCATCTCCTGCATGCCCGGCCCGCCGCGCGGGCCCTCATACCGGATGATCACCACGTCTCCCTCGACGACCTCCTTGCCGAGGATGCCGGTCACCGCGTCGTCCTGCGACTCGTAGACGCGGGCCGGCCCGGTGAACTTCCAGATCGACTCGTCGACCCCGGCGGTCTTGACGACGCAGCCGTCCGGGGCGAGGTTGCCGAAGAGGATCGCCAGGCCACCATCGACGGTGTACGCGTGCTCGACCGACCGGATGCAGCCCTCGACCGCGTCGGTGTCGAGTTTCGCCCACCGGTTCTCGGTGCTGAACGGCTCGGTGGTGCGGACGCCACCGGGGGCGGCGTGGAACAGCTCAAGAGCCTCAGGTGCCGGTGCGGAACCGCGGATGTCCCACTTGTCGAGCCAGGAGGTCAGGTCGGGGGAGTGCACCGCGCGGACGTTCGTCTTGAGGACACCGCCCCGGTTCAGCTCACCGAGCAGCGCCGGAATGCCACCGGCCCGGTGCACGTCCTCCATGTGGTACTTCGGGCTGTTCGGCGCCACCTTCGACAGGCAGGGCACCCGGCGGGAGATCGCGTCGATGTCGGAGACGCTGAAGTCGAGCTCGGCCTCCCGGGCCGCGGCCAGCAGGTGCAGGATCGTGTTGGTCGAGCCGCCCATCGCCACGTCCAGGGCGACCGCGTTCTCGAAGGCGTCCCGGCTGGCGATGGCCCGCGGCAGCACCGACTCGTCGTTGTTCTCGTAATACTCCTTGGCGATCTCCACGATCAGCCGGCCCGCCTCGGTGAACAGCGCCTTGCGGGACGCGTGCGTGGCGAGCGTCGAGCCGTTGCCGGGCAGCGACAGGCCGATCGCCTCGGTCAGGCAGTTCATCGAGTTGGCGGTGAACATGCCGGAGCACGAGCCGCAGGTCGGGCAGGCGGACCGCTCGATGGTGTCCAGCTGGGCGTCGGTCACCTTGTCGTTGGCGGCGGCGCTCATCGCGTCGACCAGGTCGAGCTTCTCGTGGACGATGCCCTCGATGGCGATCGTCTTGCCGGCCTCCATCGGGCCGCCGGAGACGAACACCGTCGGGATGTCGAGCCGCAGCGCGGCCAGCAGCATGCCCGGGGTGATCTTGTCGCAGTTGGAGATGCAGACCAGCGCGTCCGCGCAGTGGGCGTTCACCATGTACTCGACCGCGTCGGCGATCAGCTCACGGCTGGGCAGGGAGTAGAGCATGCCGCCGTGGCCCATCGCGATGCCGTCGTCGACGGCGATCGTGTTGAACTCGCGGCCGACACCACCGGCCTCGGCGATCGACTCGGCGACGAGGCCGCCGAGATCCTTGAGATGCACATGCCCGGGTACGAACTGGGTGTAACTGTTGGCGATGGCGACGATCGGCTTGCCGAAGTCGTCGTCGGTCATGCCGGTGGCGCGCCACAGGGCGCGGGCACCGGCCATCGTCCGACCGTGGGTCGAGGTCCGGGAGCGCAGCTCAGGCATGCCCCCCATAGTGCCACCGTCCGGGCCGTGGACCGTGCCGGACGTCCACAGCGCGGGACGCCGGGGGTGTCGCAATCCGAGAAGATCCGGCACAGTGTGTCCGTGCACTCACCGTCCGGTATGGAGCTGGCGGGCCTCGCGGGCCTGCTCGCCGCCGTCCCGGCGGTCGCCTACCTGGGCCGGTCCGGCCGCCGGCACACCGGCGCGGCCCGGCGTGCCCATCTTCTCCTGGCGGCCGGCGGTGCGGTGGCGACCGGGGCCGCCCTGGCCGGCCTGGTCACGGCCCTGCTCGGCGGGCAGCACAGCGATCCCGGTCACAGCCGCGCGCTGGCCACCGCGGTCGCGATCGGCATGGGGCTGGGCACGCTGACCCTGCTGGCCGGCACGGTGGCGCTGCCCGGTTCGGCCCGCAGCCCGGCCGCCGCGATCCGGCACGTGCTGGACGGGCTGGTCATCGCGGCCGCGATCTGGTTCGTCGGGTGGGTGCTGGTCAGTGAGCCGACCCGGATCCTGGGTGACGCCACTCCCAACAAGTGCCTGGCCATCCTGCTGCCGGCGGTGCTGCTGGTGCTCGGGCTGGGCCTCACCGCGGTGCTCGCGCTGCACGCCCACCGGCCGCGGCGGCACACCGTCCGGGTGGCGGCCGGGGTCACCGTGGTGGCCGCCGCCGCGAACGTGCTGGCCATCGGCATCTGCCGGGACCACGACGGATACACGCTGGTCAGCGGCCTGCTGCTGACGGCCGGGCTGGCGCATGTGGCGTGGGCGGTGCGGGCCGCCGACCGGCCGGTCGAGGTGTCCGGGGACGTGCTGGAGCGCGGTGCGGCGTACGCGGTCGTCCCGATGGTCGCCATGGTCGGCGCGCTCGGTTACCACCTGGCCCGGGGTGGCGTGATGGACGTGTTCGGTTATCTCGGCGCCACGGTCGAGGGCCTGGCCCTGGTGTCCCGGCAGTACCTGGCGCTCGACGACGTGCGGCGGTACACGCTGCGACTGCGGCAGAGCGAGGCGCACTTCCGGGAGTTGGCCCACACGGACCCGCTGACCGGGCTGGCCAACCGGCGCGGACTGCAGCGGGCGCTGCGCTCGGCCGGGGAGCGGGGCGCCCTGATCGGTATCGACATGGACGGCTTCAAGACCGTCAACGATCTGCGCGGCCACGACGTCGGGGACCGGGTGCTGGCCGAGGTGGGTGCCCGGCTGCGGCGCAACCTGCTGGCCGGGGATGTGGCGGCCCGGCTCGGCGGCGACGAGTTCGCGGTGCTGATGCACGGCGACGCGGACGAGGCGGCGCTCGCCGCCCATCGGCTGCTCGCGGTGCTGGGGGAGCCGTACGAGGTCGACGGGGGTTCGATCTTCCTGTCCGCGAGCCTGGGCGTGGCCGCGACCGGCGAGCTGCTGCACGACGCGGACCTGGCCCTGCGTTACGCCAAACAGCGCGGCAAGAACCGGGTCGAGCGATACCAGCAGGGGTACGACGAACTGCTGCGCCGCCGCGGCACGCTGACCGGTGAACTGCGCCACGCCATCGACCGTGACCAGCTGCATCTGGTGTTCCAGCCGGTGGTGGCGCTGCCGTCGATGCGCCCGGTCGGTGCCGAGGCGCTGCTCCGCTGGACCCATCCGGAGCTGGGCCGGGTCGCCCCGGTCGAGTTCATTCCGGTCGCCGAGGAGTCCGGCCTGATCAACCGGATCGGCGCGTGGGTGCTGGAGCAGTCGGTCAAGCAGCTCGCCGAGTGGCGGGCCAAGGGCCATGACGTCTGGTTGTCGGTGAACCTGTCACCGAAGGAACTGCACAACTCCGACTACGCCGCGCAGGTCGCCGACGTGCTGGCCGAGTACGGTGTACCCCCGCAGCGTCTCGTCCTGGAGGTGACCGAGCACGCCGTCGCCACCGACATGGAGGAGCTGGTCCGGCGGCTCGCCGAGCTGCGCGAGACCGGGGTCCGGATCGCGCTGGACGACTTCGGTGCCGGCTATTCGTCGCTGACCCAGCTGCGGACGCTGCCGGTGGACATCCTGAAGATCGATCACGCGCTGGTGGCCGAGCCCGAGTCCCGGACCGGTACGGCGGCGCCGCTGGTCGACGTGGTGGTCCGGCTCGGGCACCGGCTCGGCCTGGAGGTGCTGGCCGAGGGGATCGGCACCCCGGCGCAGCGGGAGATCGTCGAGGAGGCGGGCTGCCGGCTGGGCCAGGGGTCGCTGTTCGGCTGGGGTGTGCCGGCCGAGCACTTCGAGTCCCGGCTGCTGTCGCTGCGCTCGCCGGCCCCGCGTCCGGCGCCCGCGCCGAGGTCGTCACCGCCGCAGAACGACGCACCGGCGCGTAGTCAGGTGGTGCAGCTCGGACCGGGAATGCGGCAGGTCAGAGCGTTGCTGCCGAGCGATCCGGGATTCGCCGCGGCCACGAGTGATCAAAATGTGGGATCAGTTGACTCAGGCCGTGAGATGGGGCAAGGTTAGGCGCATGTGCTTCGCGTCCCGAGTACTTATCTGAGCGCACTGTCCTCCCGGAGACTTCCCGGAGACCAGTGCGCTAGGTCCCGTGCATACCTGCACGAGGGCCTTTTTTGTTGCTCAAGTACCGGGACCGCTTACCGAAAAGGTCTGACTTGCCATGACGAGACCCACTCCTGAATCCCTCGCACACCGAGCCACTCCGGCCACCGTCGCGGCGGCCGTGAACACCGCTCCCGCCACCGTGGCCCCGGTAGCCACCACCGGTGCCGGCGCGCTCGTCCGGTCGCTCGAGGCGCTCGGGGTCGAGGTCGCGTTCGGCATTCCGGGCGGCGCGATCCTGCCGGCGTACGACCCGCTGTTCGACTCGAAGGTGCGGCACATCCTGGTGCGCCACGAGCAGGGCGCCGGGCACGCGGCCACCGGCTACGCGCAGGCCACCGGCAAGGTCGGGGTCTGCATCGCGACCAGCGGGCCGGGCGCCACCAACCTGGTCACGCCGATCGCCGACGCGTACATGGACTCGGTCCCGATCGTCGCGATCACCGGGCAGGTCGGCCGGCCGTACATCGGCACGGACGCCTTCCAGGAGGCCGACATCCAGGGCATCACCCTGCCGATCACCAAGCACAACTTCCTGGTGCAGAACGCCGAGGAACTGCCCCGCATCCTGGCCGAGGCGTTCCACCTGGCGCTCACCGGTCGCCCCGGCCCGGTCCTGGTGGACATCCCGAAGGACGTGCTCCAGTCGCAGACCACCTTCCAGTGGCCGCCGACGCTGGACCTGCCGGGCTACCGCCCGACGCTGCACCCGCACGGCAAGCAGATCCGCGAGGCGGCCCGGCTGATCGCCGCGGCCAAACGCCCGGTGCTGTACGTGGGCGGCGGCGTCCACAAGGCCGGTGCGACCGACGGGCTGCGCAAGCTGGCCGAGCTCACCGGCATCCCGGTGGTCACCACGCTGATGGGCCTCGGCGCGTTCCCCGACTCACACCCGCAGCACCTGGGCATGCCCGGCATGCACGGCACGGTCCCGGCCGTCTACGCGCTGCAGAAGTCGGACCTGCTGGTCACCCTGGGCGCCCGTTTCGACGACCGGGTGACCGGCCGGCTCGACTCGTTCGCGCCCGACGCCAAGGTGGTGCACGCCGACATCGACCCGGCCGAGATCGGCAAGAACCGGCACGCCGACGTCCCGATCGTGGGCGACGCCCGGCACGTGATCGACGAGCTGATCGCGGCGGTCTCCTCGTCCGCGGGCGGCACCGAGCAGTACGCCGCCTGGTGGGCCACGCTGAACGACATCCGCGAGCGCTACCCGCTCGGCTACGACGAGCCGACCGACGGCACGCTGGCCCCGCAGTACGTGATCGAGCGGATCGGCGAGATCGTCGGTCCGGACGCGATCTACTGCGCCGGCGTCGGGCAGCACCAGATGTGGGCGTCCCAGTTCATCAAGTACGAGAAGCCGGGCACCTGGCTCAACTCGGGCGGCGCCGGAACGATGGGCTACGCGGTTCCGGCCGCGATGGGCGCCAAGGTCGCGCAGCCGGACACCACGGTGTGGGCGATCGACGGCGACGGCTGCTTCCAGATGACCAACCAGGAGCTGGCCACCTGCGCCCTGGAGGGCATCCCGATCAAGGTCGCCGTGATCAACAACGGCAACCTGGGCATGGTCCGGCAGTGGCAGACCCTGTTCTACGACGGCCGCTACTCCAACACCGAGCTGGGCACCCACAAGCACCGGATCCCGGACTTCGTGAAGCTGGCCGAGGCGCTCGGCTGCATCGGCCTGCGGTGCGAGTCGAAGGACGACGTCGACAAGGTGATCAAGCAGGCCATGGAGATCAACGACGCCCCGGTGGTCATCGACTTCACGGTCGGCAAGGACGCCATGGTGTGGCCGATGGTCCCGGCCGGCACCAGCAACGACGAGATCATGTTCGCCCGGGACGTGCGCCCGACGTTCGAAGAGGACGACCTGTGACCAACAAACACACACTCTCGGTGCTGGTCGAGAACAAGCCCGGTGTGCTCGCCCGGGTGAGCGGGCTGTTCTCCCGGCGCAGCTTCAACATCGACTCCCTGGCGGTCGGCGAGACGGAGAACCCGGACGTCAG of the Actinoplanes sichuanensis genome contains:
- a CDS encoding peroxidase family protein, which translates into the protein MRRVWSAAALGALLTTTVMVVPAQAAPIGQGFTITQADLSYILKQIKIAEAHVAGTTSETGPCGALLDQLGSPMLSMGLRTVDGTCNHLTPGQERYGAADQEFPRLAPAQYSGVYQGTRPVDAAPRQISNIIADQTAANPAAVAVSGGNTDGVTLFIPNVTTDFGLSAPYNSWFTLFGQFFDHGIDQTVKGNDIVMVPLRADDPLVAGPDRTAGTADDPKPGDAKFVPPAMRFMMLTRAANPSKNTDTPYVDNSQTYTSHAAHQVFLREYGTGAKATGNLLGGAAGGLPTWADVKRQARDVLGLALSDLDALNVPMVLADAYGNLVPGPARGLPQYVTATGLVEGDLANPVAVPADVVHFDTPFLTDIAHNATPSKTLAPDSDTVASADFASQPAGTYDDEMLAAHYIAGDGRANENIGLTAVHQIFHSEHNRLVGDITRIIDGNPEWTGERIFQAAKFINEMEYQHLVFEEFARKIQPAINPFQPAAFTQTELDPAVYAEFAHAVYRFGHSMLTETIQRPTAGNLSLLDGFLNPPAFTNGGTLSPEAAAGEIVMGMTEQVGNDLDEFMTDTLRSNLLGLPMDLGAINIARGRSEGIPTLNNLRRVLHSTTNDGRLRPYVSWIDFGEHLKHPESLVNFVAAYGRHPSILGATTVDAKRAAARNLLETPAGADFLNATGTWTTANSGLDDIDLWIGGLAETTEPFGGLLGSTFDYVFETQLTALQNGDRLYYLARTPGMNLRGQLEGNTFAELISRNTTAGGLRADVFATADCKFDMAALDGTTNGYSRQGNLVDDDPASECNERALLMRLPDGTIAYRARNSVDKAGMNAQSVFNGTENSDRILAGNDNDTIWGAEGDDVLEGGAGDDVTVGGEDDDILTDSGGADFSMGGPGNDAIDAGPGADIILGGDGRDFTNGGANANETFGGEGDDMIIAGDGEDSAFGDSGHDWMEGGDSPDLLSGDSGNLFFRDDSNKPGHDVLIGQGGDDDYDMEGGDDIGVQGPGIEKNAGGSGWDWSIAGTDTIDSDLDLPLLGLDGLDTGVRDRYDEVESLSGGPGDDVLRGDDSVPATDGAIGCDALDATGIARIRGLDQVVTELPMPATGVVNRTGRPCDLIGNVWGEGNILLGGAGDDLIQGRLGDDIIDGDRHLTARLAVRGTSITASSLAELRADVFAGKINPNDITVVREIASSPTPGRDTAVFAGARAEYSITPISGGVLVSGPDGNDLVRNVELLHFDDEIVDIAGMSAFLGVSAFAGDGRATVLITVPDATGGEPITGLTLERTGTGGTVSTSLDPSTRSLVVTGLTNGEGYTFRVRADTAAGPGVFTAPFGPVTPVAAVPGDDDPAEPGENEEEPAPNPVPTTTPPVVTPTTTPPVVTPTTTPPVVTPTTAPPTTTPPVVTPPRPVTPVAPDAPAIGAATGGDESALVRWVTPLYDGGTPIYGYEVQALDAETGIVIGVDVADAGATEMTMTGLTNGMGYAFWVRAVNAAGASAYSGISNTVVPAASVDPGTTDPGTTDPGTTDPGTTDPGTGNPGTGNPGTGNPGTTTGPVTPTPTVTTTVTPTPTPTRTATPGPTVSPTRTTSPGPTSPSPTGSVTPTPSGPGSTPDTRTVPGAARIGRPAPAEGAAVVRWTAPIDNGGSPIRRYEIQVSKGDGRQSGALRTAPAAAGVQTVTDLVNGTAYRFRVRAVNALGAGPWSDSSTLVTPRTVPGKARDLTAKPGGRGGKLTTTIRWTAPAATGGSKITGYRITWQRLNAKGNAQGAAVVTTVPAGAGSASLTAPAEIPTNTRYRATVQAVNAAGAGPGAAVSTTVR
- the ilvD gene encoding dihydroxy-acid dehydratase, producing MPELRSRTSTHGRTMAGARALWRATGMTDDDFGKPIVAIANSYTQFVPGHVHLKDLGGLVAESIAEAGGVGREFNTIAVDDGIAMGHGGMLYSLPSRELIADAVEYMVNAHCADALVCISNCDKITPGMLLAALRLDIPTVFVSGGPMEAGKTIAIEGIVHEKLDLVDAMSAAANDKVTDAQLDTIERSACPTCGSCSGMFTANSMNCLTEAIGLSLPGNGSTLATHASRKALFTEAGRLIVEIAKEYYENNDESVLPRAIASRDAFENAVALDVAMGGSTNTILHLLAAAREAELDFSVSDIDAISRRVPCLSKVAPNSPKYHMEDVHRAGGIPALLGELNRGGVLKTNVRAVHSPDLTSWLDKWDIRGSAPAPEALELFHAAPGGVRTTEPFSTENRWAKLDTDAVEGCIRSVEHAYTVDGGLAILFGNLAPDGCVVKTAGVDESIWKFTGPARVYESQDDAVTGILGKEVVEGDVVIIRYEGPRGGPGMQEMLYPTSFLKGRGLGKACALITDGRFSGGTSGLSIGHVSPEAAGGGLIALVETGDEITIDIPGRSITLNVHDDVLAQRRHEQERRPKPYTPVDRQRPVSAALRAYASMATAASDGAYRRVPE